The DNA segment CTCTTGAATACGAGCTGTTACATTACTTGGAATGGCTAATGTAATATCACATAATTCAGCTAGCTTACCACCGCCTTCTCCGGTGAAAGCAATGGTATGCATACCAATAGAACGGGCCATTTCTGCAGCTTTCACAACATTCTTAGAGTTCCCAGATGTAGAAATACCAATAAGAACATCACCTGTACGGCCTAGTCCCTCTACTTGACGTGCAAAAACAGATTCAAAATCATAGTCATTGGCAATCGCTGTTAATGCAGATGTATCAGTAGTTAATGCAATCCCTGC comes from the Veillonella dispar genome and includes:
- the gmhA gene encoding D-sedoheptulose 7-phosphate isomerase; its protein translation is MTDLNPIIADRFTEHLEVFGRTMEHMDTIQEIAYRCKAALENGNKILFCGNGGSAADSQHLAAELICRFKKERRSLAGIALTTDTSALTAIANDYDFESVFARQVEGLGRTGDVLIGISTSGNSKNVVKAAEMARSIGMHTIAFTGEGGGKLAELCDITLAIPSNVTARIQEMHILAGHIMCEIIEEDY